The following are from one region of the Nicotiana tomentosiformis chromosome 7, ASM39032v3, whole genome shotgun sequence genome:
- the LOC138895229 gene encoding uncharacterized protein, whose amino-acid sequence MGLGKDAVLRPLSNEEEILASVPKLVKGNKRKRASVPEDPKPKKRTALLRLRDEDEDEDEDEENNGSALEARTKRTSDAPSTAGSMMLYEALPRTEDIPVKDSGGVPELSKIGDVSHRSQQMGDMTEGALESLRTEENAPDKPHDGEDPFYDLFTGIEDVAGTGDESDLFHGVRQALNQEAAVHREACSWSQNELRRYEADLQRVTDERNSLRLLLGQREEEVKDLRAELAKAYRDQTDLSEQVMILLKAYGLDTGTMANFSVSQLQQKIEMIGKLRGEVDVIKAKCLQWKEGMDRFAAEKETARVQLSSAETQLQRMKEKCMVQARRIEELEARLASVLAKAETDAEKAKTDADALVAVYRADAEAAQVQAREAAETSDTRAHRVAELAKCRSRRETLEKIHASGFDLAEEIKRAKEHQL is encoded by the exons ATGg gtttgggtaaagacgcagttttgaggcccttgtccaacgAGGAAGAAATCTTGGCCTCTGTCCCAAAACTAGTGAagggaaataaaaggaaaagagcctccgttccggaagatccaaaaccgaagaagaggacggctc ttctgcgtctaagggatgaagatgaagatgaagatgaagatgaagaaaataATGGGTCCGCGTTGGAGGCCCGAACGAAGAGAACCAGCGATGCCCCATCGacagctggatcgatgatgctatatgaggctctgcctcgaactgaggatataccggTGAAAGATTCGGGTGGAGTCCCCGAATTATCAAAGATCGGAGATGTATCTCATCGAAGCCAACAGATGGGGGATATGACTGAAGGGGCCCTCGAAtcccttcgaaccgaagagaatgctccag ACAAGCCTCACGATGGAGAGGATCCCTTTTATGACCTGTTCACCGGTATCGAGGATGTTGCCGGTACtggtgatgaatcagatctttttcatggggtgcggcaggctttgaatcag gaagcggcagttcatcgagaagcatgttcttgGTCCCAAAACGAGCTGCGTCGATAtgaggccgaccttcaacgggttactGATGAGAGGAACTCCCTAAGACTTCTCTTAGGGCAGAGAGAAGAGGAAGTAAAAgaccttcgagctgagttggccaaggcttaccgagatcagaccgatttgtctgagcaggtaatgatacttttgaaagcctatgggcttgataccggaacgatggctaacTTTTCGGTCTCACaactgcagcaaaaaatcgagatgatcgggaagcttcgtgggGAGGTCGACGTAATAAAAGCGAAGTGTttgcagtggaaagaaggtatggaccgctttgctgcagaaaaagaaactgctcgagtcCAGTTATCATCGgctgaaacccaacttcagagaatgaaggaaaaatgcatggttcaagcaagaagaatagaggagcttgaggctcggttggcctctgtacttgccaaggccgaaactgatgccgaaaaggcaaagaccGATGCGGATGccctcgtggccgtctatcgggctgatgctgaagctgcccaggttcaagcaagagaggcagccgagacctccgatactcgagcacatcgGGTCGCCGAACtagctaagtgccgatctcgaaGGGAAACCCTCGAGAAGATCCATGCTAGTGGTTTCgatcttgctgaagagataaaaagggccaaagagcATCAGCTTTGA